One window of the Asticcacaulis sp. SL142 genome contains the following:
- the rimO gene encoding 30S ribosomal protein S12 methylthiotransferase RimO, which translates to MSTSLKTDAPKVGFVSLGCPKALVDSERILTKLRLEGYDTAASYAGADVVVVNTCGFLDSAKEESLNAIGEALAENGKVVVTGCMGSEADMIRARFPNVAAITGAHQYDAVMDAVHNIVPPRPDPFRNLIPDNDPGVRLTPKHYAYLKISEGCNHRCSFCIIPQLRGDLASRPIADVLKEAEILAQSGVKELLVVSQDTSAYGLDIKYAQGEWRGQKWDASFEDLARGLGELGIWVRMHYVYPYPHVNSVIPLMAEGKILPYLDIPFQHASPKVLKAMKRPGNQDRTLERIRSWREIAPDITIRSTFVVGFPGETEADFNFLLDWLEEAQLDRVGAFAYENVDGAPAKDLPDHVPEEVKQDRLARFMSVAARISAQKLQTKVGQVVDVLVDDIRADGTGVARTKGDAPEIDGHIYLKGFTGLKVGEFARAKVIRADAFDLYGEPEGLIKLDRLPTARPKGKVHRIISRF; encoded by the coding sequence ATGTCCACATCCTTAAAAACCGATGCCCCGAAGGTGGGGTTTGTCTCGCTGGGTTGCCCCAAGGCGCTGGTCGACTCTGAGCGCATCCTGACCAAGCTGCGCCTTGAGGGCTATGACACCGCCGCAAGCTACGCCGGGGCTGACGTGGTGGTGGTGAATACCTGCGGGTTTCTCGATTCGGCCAAGGAAGAAAGCCTGAACGCCATCGGTGAGGCTTTGGCCGAAAACGGCAAGGTCGTGGTCACTGGCTGCATGGGCTCTGAGGCCGATATGATCCGGGCGCGCTTTCCCAATGTGGCGGCGATCACCGGCGCCCATCAGTATGACGCGGTTATGGACGCCGTCCACAATATCGTGCCGCCCAGACCTGATCCATTTAGGAATCTTATTCCTGATAACGATCCCGGCGTGCGCCTGACGCCCAAGCATTATGCCTATCTCAAGATTTCCGAAGGCTGCAATCACCGCTGTAGCTTTTGTATCATCCCGCAGCTTCGCGGCGATCTGGCCTCGCGCCCGATTGCCGACGTGCTGAAAGAGGCCGAAATCCTGGCCCAGAGCGGCGTCAAGGAACTGCTGGTGGTCTCTCAAGACACCTCGGCCTACGGTCTTGACATTAAATATGCCCAAGGAGAATGGCGCGGTCAAAAGTGGGATGCGTCGTTTGAGGATCTGGCCCGCGGTTTGGGCGAGTTGGGCATCTGGGTGCGGATGCACTATGTCTACCCCTATCCGCACGTCAACAGCGTCATTCCGCTGATGGCCGAGGGCAAGATCCTGCCCTATCTCGATATCCCGTTCCAGCACGCCTCGCCCAAGGTGCTCAAGGCTATGAAGCGGCCGGGCAATCAGGATCGCACGCTGGAGCGCATCCGCTCATGGCGCGAAATTGCGCCCGATATCACCATCCGCTCGACCTTTGTGGTTGGCTTTCCGGGCGAGACCGAGGCCGATTTCAACTTCCTGCTCGACTGGCTGGAAGAGGCGCAACTGGACCGCGTCGGGGCCTTTGCCTATGAGAATGTCGATGGTGCCCCGGCCAAGGACTTACCCGACCATGTGCCGGAAGAGGTCAAGCAGGATCGTCTGGCCCGCTTCATGTCGGTGGCAGCGCGCATCAGCGCCCAGAAGCTGCAAACCAAGGTCGGTCAGGTTGTGGACGTGCTGGTCGATGACATCCGCGCCGATGGCACAGGCGTGGCCCGCACCAAGGGCGATGCCCCGGAAATCGACGGCCATATCTACCTTAAGGGCTTCACCGGCCTTAAAGTCGGTGAGTTTGCCAGAGCCAAGGTCATCCGCGCCGATGCGTTTGATCTTTACGGCGAACCCGAAGGCCTGATCAAGCTTGACCGCCTGCCGACAGCCCGTCCAAAAGGCAAGGTCCACCGCATTATTTCGCGGTTTTAA
- the rfbD gene encoding dTDP-4-dehydrorhamnose reductase: MRIAVTGTKGQVVSALIAAAQNYSDIEIIPIGRPQLDLSRPDSIGPAITAIKPDAVISAAAYTAVDQAESDANMAEQVNATAPAILAHTTSALNIPLVHLSTDYVFDGLKTGAYDETDRPSPINVYGRTKRAGEQAVLAESGHVVVRTSWLYSPYGHNFVKTMYRLAHTHDEVRVVDDQYGGPTSARDLADALLNVCERLGNDRDPALRGLFHFTAPDSGSWADLADAVFTDLAARGMRRPELIRIPSAQFPTAAKRPPNSRLDCRKISQAYGLALPPWRHSLMTCLDEMMSGESKRKETA; encoded by the coding sequence ATGCGCATTGCCGTTACCGGAACGAAAGGCCAGGTCGTAAGCGCCCTGATCGCCGCCGCACAAAACTACAGCGATATAGAGATAATCCCCATCGGGCGGCCGCAGCTCGATCTTAGCCGCCCTGACAGTATCGGCCCGGCCATTACGGCCATCAAACCCGATGCCGTGATTTCCGCTGCTGCCTATACCGCCGTCGATCAGGCGGAGTCTGATGCAAACATGGCCGAGCAGGTTAACGCCACGGCCCCCGCAATATTGGCGCACACCACATCCGCCCTGAATATTCCGCTGGTTCATCTGTCGACCGACTATGTCTTTGACGGCCTAAAAACCGGTGCCTACGATGAGACGGATAGGCCCTCCCCCATCAATGTGTATGGGCGAACCAAGCGGGCCGGAGAGCAGGCCGTTCTTGCCGAATCCGGGCATGTCGTTGTGCGCACCTCATGGCTTTATTCGCCCTATGGCCATAATTTTGTAAAGACCATGTACCGACTGGCCCATACCCACGACGAGGTCAGGGTGGTCGATGACCAGTATGGCGGCCCGACCTCAGCCCGTGATCTGGCAGATGCCCTGCTGAACGTCTGCGAACGGCTGGGCAACGACCGCGATCCCGCCCTGCGCGGCCTGTTTCACTTCACCGCCCCCGACAGCGGCAGTTGGGCAGATCTGGCCGATGCCGTATTCACCGATCTGGCGGCACGGGGCATGCGCCGCCCTGAACTTATCCGCATCCCAAGCGCGCAGTTTCCCACAGCCGCGAAACGACCGCCCAATTCACGCCTTGATTGTCGTAAAATATCACAGGCTTATGGCCTTGCGCTTCCACCCTGGCGTCACAGCCTCATGACGTGTCTGGATGAAATGATGTCTGGCGAATCCAAAAGAAAAGAGACGGCATGA
- the rfbB gene encoding dTDP-glucose 4,6-dehydratase: MRILVTGGAGFIGSAVVRYLISEIGADVLNLDKLTYAGNLESLAPIETSPHYRFLKADICDAQAVSAALNSFQPTHILHLAAESHVDRSITGSGDFVQTNLVGTFTLLEAARNYWLSLKAEAQQEFRFLHVSTDEVYGSLGDEGRFTETSNYSPSSPYSASKAASDHLAMAWHRTYGLPVIITNCSNNYGPYHFPEKLIPLNILNAMEGKPLTVYGDGSNIRDWLYVEDHARALYLIAMRGRTGQTYNVGGRNEWTNIDVIRRVCALMDQRRPRSAPHDRLISFVPDRRGHDYRYAIDATKLETELGWRAQETFDSGIEKTVDWYLNNEAWWGPLRERVYTGERLGMLRS, translated from the coding sequence ATGCGAATTCTGGTCACCGGCGGCGCCGGCTTTATCGGATCGGCGGTCGTAAGGTACCTGATATCGGAAATCGGCGCGGATGTGCTCAATCTTGATAAGCTGACCTATGCCGGTAATCTGGAATCTCTGGCCCCCATCGAGACCTCACCACATTACCGTTTCCTGAAAGCCGATATTTGCGACGCGCAGGCGGTGAGTGCCGCCCTCAACAGCTTTCAACCGACCCACATCCTGCATCTAGCCGCCGAAAGCCACGTCGATCGCTCCATCACCGGCTCCGGTGATTTCGTGCAAACCAATCTGGTCGGCACTTTCACTCTGCTGGAGGCAGCGCGAAACTACTGGTTATCGCTTAAGGCCGAGGCCCAGCAGGAATTCCGCTTTTTACATGTCTCAACCGATGAGGTTTACGGCTCGCTGGGTGACGAAGGCCGCTTCACCGAAACCTCCAACTATAGTCCTTCGTCACCCTATTCAGCCTCCAAAGCCGCGTCTGATCATCTGGCAATGGCCTGGCACCGTACCTATGGCCTGCCGGTGATCATCACCAACTGCTCCAATAATTACGGGCCATATCATTTCCCGGAAAAGCTGATCCCGCTCAATATCCTCAACGCTATGGAGGGTAAGCCGCTTACGGTTTACGGCGACGGCTCCAACATCCGCGACTGGCTCTATGTCGAAGATCATGCCCGCGCGCTCTACCTCATCGCCATGCGCGGCCGCACGGGGCAGACCTATAATGTCGGTGGCCGCAATGAGTGGACCAATATAGACGTTATTCGCCGCGTCTGCGCCCTCATGGATCAGCGCCGCCCCCGCAGCGCCCCGCATGACCGCCTGATCAGCTTTGTGCCGGACCGGCGCGGCCACGATTACCGCTACGCCATTGACGCCACCAAACTTGAGACCGAACTGGGCTGGCGCGCGCAGGAAACCTTTGACAGCGGCATTGAAAAAACCGTCGACTGGTATCTTAATAACGAAGCGTGGTGGGGGCCATTACGGGAACGGGTCTACACCGGCGAACGCTTAGGCATGCTCAGGTCATAA
- the rfbC gene encoding dTDP-4-dehydrorhamnose 3,5-epimerase, translated as MHVRHFEIKGPALILPKRHEDARGYFFEAFRDDAFRQTVADVIFVQDNQALSKDRATLRGLHYQIAPAAQGKLVRCLKGSIFDVAVDIRKGSDTFGRWLGQTLTASGGEQLWVPEGFAHGYVTLEDDTEVFYKVTHPYSPEHEAGIAFDDPDLSVAWPFDPALVILSPKDKMQPRLAEMI; from the coding sequence ATGCACGTCAGGCATTTTGAGATTAAAGGCCCCGCCCTGATCCTTCCCAAACGGCACGAAGATGCGCGTGGCTATTTCTTTGAAGCCTTTCGCGATGATGCGTTTCGCCAGACCGTGGCCGATGTCATCTTCGTACAGGACAATCAGGCCCTGTCGAAAGATCGCGCGACCTTAAGGGGGCTGCACTATCAAATTGCGCCCGCCGCACAGGGCAAGCTGGTGCGCTGCCTCAAAGGCTCAATCTTTGATGTCGCGGTCGATATCCGCAAAGGTTCAGACACCTTTGGGCGCTGGCTGGGGCAAACCCTGACGGCCTCCGGCGGCGAGCAGTTGTGGGTGCCCGAAGGCTTTGCCCACGGCTATGTCACGCTGGAAGACGATACCGAGGTCTTTTACAAGGTAACCCATCCTTACAGCCCCGAACATGAGGCCGGAATCGCCTTTGATGACCCCGACCTCAGTGTGGCATGGCCATTTGATCCGGCTTTGGTTATATTGTCGCCCAAAGACAAAATGCAGCCCCGGCTGGCTGAGATGATTTGA